The proteins below are encoded in one region of Labeo rohita strain BAU-BD-2019 chromosome 15, IGBB_LRoh.1.0, whole genome shotgun sequence:
- the LOC127177357 gene encoding gap junction delta-2 protein, with translation MGEWTILERLLEAAVQQHSTMIGRILLTVVVIFRILIVAIVGETVYEDEQTMFICNTLQPGCNQACYDKAFPISHIRYWVFQIILVCTPSLCFITYSVHQSAKQRDRRYSFLYPMIEKDYSREGTRKLRNINGILVQHSDSGGGKDEPDCLEVKEIPNAPRGLLHSKSSKVRRQEGISRFYIIQVVFRNALEIGFLAGQYFLYGFSVPGIFECDRYPCLKEVECYVSRPTEKTVFLVFMFAVSGICVVLNLAELNHLGWRKIKAAIRGVQARRKSICEIRKKDMAHLSQPPNLGRTQSSESAYV, from the coding sequence GATTCTACTGACGGTTGTGGTGATATTCCGTATCCTGATTGTGGCCATCGTAGGTGAAACCGTCTATGAGGACGAGCAGACCATGTTTATCTGCAACACCCTCCAACCTGGTTGCAATCAGGCCTGCTACGACAAGGCCTTCCCCATCTCCCACATCCGATACTGGGTCTTCCAGATCATCCTTGTTTGCACACCCAGCCTGTGCTTCATCACCTATTCCGTGCATCAGTCGGCCAAACAGCGTGACCGTCGATACTCCTTCCTCTACCCAATGATAGAGAAAGACTACAGTCGTGAGGGTACCCGCAAACTACGCAACATTAATGGCATTTTGGTGCAACATTCTGACAGCGGTGGTGGAAAGGATGAACCTGATTGCTTAGAGGTAAAGGAGATCCCAAACGCTCCAAGAGGCCTCCTGCATAGCAAGAGCTCCAAGGTACGACGACAAGAAGGCATCTCTCGCTTCTACATAATCCAGGTGGTGTTTCGCAACGCACTGGAGATAGGCTTCTTGGCGGGACAATATTTTCTGTATGGCTTTAGCGTCCCGGGTATCTTTGAGTGTGACCGCTACCCCTGCCTGAAAGAGGTGGAGTGCTATGTATCACGGCCCACCGAGAAGACGGTCTTCCTAGTGTTCATGTTTGCAGTGAGCGGTATCTGCGTCGTGCTCAACCTTGCCGAGCTCAACCACCTCGGCTGGAGGAAAATCAAGGCTGCCATTCGAGGTGTGCAAGCCCGCAGGAAGTCCATCTGTGAGATCCGCAAAAAGGACATGGCCCACCTGTCACAACCGCCCAACCTGGGCAGGACCCAGTCCAGTGAGTCTGCTTATGTCTGA